From the Martelella mediterranea DSM 17316 genome, one window contains:
- a CDS encoding ABC transporter ATP-binding protein has protein sequence MGSIRLEKVSKHFGEHAVIPSIDLEINEGEFVVFVGPSGCGKSTLLRLIAGLEDVTSGRILIDGEDATDKPPAKRGLAMVFQSYALYPHMSVRNNIGFPLKMANVDKAEIDRKVEDAAKILNLTDYLERKPRALSGGQRQRVAIGRAIVRNPECFLFDEPLSNLDAALRVNMRLEITELHQQLDATSIYVTHDQVEAMTMADKIVVLRAGNIEQVGSPLELYHKPANLFVAGFIGSPKMNFATGKDAEGYKAHTIGFRPEHLTLSTESGTWQGKVVVAEHLGSDTFLHIDVDGIGQITARANGDFPVRHGDVVYVTPDPERIYRFDDKGLAL, from the coding sequence ATGGGCAGCATCAGACTTGAAAAAGTTTCCAAGCATTTCGGCGAGCACGCGGTCATCCCTTCGATCGACCTCGAAATCAACGAGGGTGAGTTCGTCGTCTTCGTCGGCCCGTCGGGCTGCGGCAAATCCACGCTTCTCCGGCTGATTGCCGGGCTGGAGGATGTCACCTCCGGCCGCATCCTGATCGATGGCGAGGACGCCACCGACAAGCCGCCGGCAAAGCGCGGCCTTGCCATGGTGTTCCAGTCCTACGCGCTCTATCCGCATATGAGTGTCAGGAACAATATCGGCTTTCCGCTGAAAATGGCGAATGTCGACAAGGCCGAGATCGACCGCAAGGTCGAGGACGCGGCGAAGATCCTGAACCTCACCGACTATCTGGAACGCAAGCCGCGCGCGCTTTCCGGCGGCCAGCGCCAGCGCGTGGCGATCGGCCGCGCGATCGTGCGCAACCCGGAATGCTTCCTGTTCGACGAGCCGCTGTCGAACCTCGATGCAGCACTCCGGGTCAACATGCGCCTTGAAATCACCGAACTGCACCAGCAGCTCGACGCCACCTCGATCTATGTGACCCACGACCAGGTCGAGGCCATGACCATGGCCGACAAGATCGTGGTGCTCCGCGCCGGCAATATCGAGCAGGTCGGCTCGCCGCTGGAGCTTTACCACAAGCCCGCCAACCTGTTCGTCGCCGGCTTCATCGGCTCGCCGAAGATGAACTTCGCCACCGGCAAGGACGCCGAAGGCTACAAGGCCCATACGATCGGCTTCAGGCCGGAACATCTGACCCTGTCGACCGAAAGCGGTACCTGGCAGGGCAAGGTCGTGGTCGCCGAACATCTCGGTTCCGACACCTTCCTGCACATCGATGTCGACGGCATCGGCCAGATCACCGCCCGCGCCAATGGCGACTTTCCGGTTCGCCACGGCGATGTCGTCTATGTCACGCCCGATCCGGAGCGGATCTACCGCTTCGACGACAAGGGCCTGGCGCTTTAG
- a CDS encoding carbohydrate ABC transporter permease, translated as MARQVTTQKKVAFTALAWLIAFLIFFPILWTFLTSFKTEGEAVSSPPSFLFFQWTLENYVEVQARSNYFHHFWNSVAISLGSTVIGLLISVPAAWAMAFSPTPRTKDVLLWMLSTKMLPAVGVLVPIYIIFRDLGLLDTRTGLIVVMMLINLPIMVWMLYTYFKEIPGEILEAARMDGATLGKEIVYVLTPMAIPGIASTLLLNIILAWNEAFWTLNLTASKAAPLTAFIASYSSPEGLFYAKLSAASTMAIAPIIILGWFSQKQLVRGLTFGAVK; from the coding sequence ATGGCACGCCAGGTAACAACGCAGAAGAAAGTCGCCTTCACCGCATTGGCGTGGTTGATCGCGTTCCTGATCTTCTTCCCGATCCTGTGGACGTTTCTGACAAGCTTCAAGACGGAGGGCGAGGCCGTTTCCTCGCCGCCTTCCTTCCTGTTCTTCCAGTGGACGCTGGAAAACTATGTCGAGGTGCAGGCGCGCTCGAACTATTTCCACCATTTCTGGAATTCGGTGGCGATCTCGCTCGGCTCCACGGTGATCGGCCTGCTGATCTCGGTGCCCGCCGCCTGGGCGATGGCGTTCTCGCCGACGCCGCGCACCAAGGACGTGCTGTTGTGGATGCTCTCCACCAAGATGCTTCCGGCCGTCGGCGTTCTGGTGCCGATCTACATCATCTTCCGCGATCTCGGCCTGCTCGACACCCGCACCGGCCTGATCGTGGTGATGATGCTGATCAACCTGCCGATCATGGTGTGGATGCTCTATACCTATTTCAAGGAAATCCCGGGCGAAATTCTCGAAGCCGCCCGTATGGATGGAGCCACGCTCGGCAAGGAGATCGTCTATGTGCTGACGCCGATGGCGATCCCCGGCATTGCCTCCACCCTTCTCCTCAACATCATCCTTGCCTGGAACGAAGCGTTCTGGACGCTGAACCTGACGGCCTCGAAAGCGGCGCCGCTCACAGCTTTCATCGCTTCCTATTCGAGCCCGGAAGGCCTGTTCTACGCCAAGCTTTCCGCGGCATCGACCATGGCGATTGCGCCGATCATCATTCTCGGCTGGTTTTCGCAGAAGCAGCTCGTGCGCGGGCTCACCTTCGGCGCGGTTAAATAA
- a CDS encoding carbohydrate ABC transporter permease encodes MATTHTKNAARLMMAPSVILLLAWMIIPLSMTIYFSFLRYNLLMPGTESFAGFMNYRFFLTDPAFFQAIGNTLMLVGGVLFATVVGGIALALLLDQPIFGQGIVRILVIAPFFVMPTVSALVWKNMLMNPVNGLFASLARFLGIQPIDFLSSIPLTSIGLIVTWQWLPFATLILLTALQSLSEEQKEASEMDGANAWNRLIYIILPHMARAITVVVLIETIFLLSIFAEILVTTNGGPGTESTNLTYLVYMQALLQFDVGGASAGGIIAVILANIVAIFLVRMIGKNLED; translated from the coding sequence ATGGCGACGACCCATACCAAAAATGCGGCGCGGCTGATGATGGCGCCCTCGGTCATTCTGCTCCTGGCGTGGATGATCATACCGCTGTCGATGACGATCTACTTCTCGTTCCTGCGCTACAATCTGCTGATGCCGGGCACGGAAAGCTTCGCCGGCTTCATGAATTATCGGTTCTTCCTGACCGACCCGGCCTTCTTCCAGGCGATCGGCAATACGCTGATGCTGGTGGGCGGCGTGCTGTTCGCCACCGTTGTCGGCGGCATCGCGCTGGCGCTGCTTTTGGATCAGCCGATCTTCGGGCAGGGCATCGTGCGCATTCTGGTGATCGCGCCATTCTTCGTCATGCCGACCGTTTCGGCGCTGGTGTGGAAGAACATGCTGATGAACCCGGTCAACGGTCTGTTCGCCTCGCTGGCGCGGTTTCTGGGCATCCAGCCGATCGATTTCCTGTCATCGATACCGCTGACATCGATCGGCCTGATCGTCACCTGGCAATGGTTGCCCTTCGCCACGCTGATCCTGCTGACGGCGCTGCAGTCGCTGTCCGAGGAGCAGAAGGAAGCCTCCGAGATGGACGGCGCCAACGCCTGGAACCGGCTGATCTACATCATCCTGCCGCATATGGCGCGCGCCATCACCGTGGTCGTGCTGATCGAGACGATCTTCCTGCTTTCGATCTTCGCCGAAATCCTGGTCACCACCAATGGCGGCCCCGGCACGGAAAGCACCAACCTCACCTACCTCGTCTACATGCAGGCATTGCTGCAGTTCGACGTGGGCGGTGCGTCCGCCGGCGGTATCATCGCCGTCATTCTCGCCAACATCGTTGCGATCTTCCTGGTTCGCATGATCGGCAAAAATCTGGAGGACTGA
- a CDS encoding ABC transporter substrate-binding protein: MKLHSTLLAACSLVALTGVASAETLTIATVNNGDMIRMQKLTDDFTKDHPDIDLEWVTLEENVLRQKVTTDIATKGGQYDVLTIGNYEVPIWAKQNWLLELSGMPSDYDEADLLPAIAGGLSVDGKLYAAPFYGESAMVMYRTDLAEKAGVTIPAEPTWDEIMAAAKAMTDKDAGIYGICLRGKAGWGENMAFLGAMSNSYGARWFDMEWKPQFDTEEWKATLTDYLDMMNNYGPPGASSNGFNENLALFQQGKCGMWIDATVAASFVTDPKESKVADSVGFALFPEKGDLGNRGNWLWSWNLAIPASTTKADAAKAFVAWATSKHYTDLVAEQDGWRAAPPGTRTSLYENADYQEAAPFAEMTLESINAVDTNKPSVQEIPYTGAQFVSIPEFQGIGTAVGQQFSAALAGNVTADQALNNAQQLTQREMMKAGYIK, encoded by the coding sequence ATGAAACTTCATTCGACGCTGCTCGCCGCTTGCTCGCTGGTCGCCCTGACCGGCGTTGCTTCTGCTGAAACGCTGACCATCGCCACCGTCAACAACGGCGACATGATCCGCATGCAGAAGCTCACCGACGATTTCACCAAGGATCATCCGGATATCGACCTCGAATGGGTCACGCTTGAAGAAAACGTGCTGCGCCAGAAGGTCACCACCGACATCGCCACCAAGGGCGGTCAGTACGACGTCTTGACCATCGGCAACTACGAAGTGCCGATCTGGGCCAAGCAGAACTGGCTTCTGGAACTCTCCGGCATGCCGTCCGACTATGACGAAGCAGACCTTTTGCCCGCCATCGCCGGTGGCCTTTCCGTGGACGGCAAACTCTATGCCGCCCCGTTCTACGGCGAAAGCGCCATGGTAATGTACCGCACGGATCTCGCCGAAAAGGCCGGCGTGACCATTCCGGCCGAGCCGACCTGGGACGAGATCATGGCGGCTGCCAAGGCTATGACCGACAAGGATGCCGGCATTTACGGCATCTGCCTGCGCGGCAAGGCCGGCTGGGGCGAGAACATGGCCTTCCTCGGCGCGATGTCCAACTCCTACGGCGCGCGCTGGTTCGACATGGAATGGAAGCCGCAGTTCGACACCGAAGAGTGGAAGGCGACGCTCACCGACTATCTGGACATGATGAACAATTATGGTCCGCCCGGCGCGTCCTCCAACGGCTTCAACGAGAACCTCGCGCTGTTCCAGCAGGGCAAGTGCGGCATGTGGATCGACGCCACCGTCGCCGCTTCGTTCGTAACCGACCCGAAGGAATCCAAGGTCGCTGACTCTGTCGGCTTCGCGCTGTTCCCGGAAAAGGGCGATCTCGGCAACCGCGGCAATTGGCTGTGGTCGTGGAACCTCGCCATTCCGGCTTCGACGACCAAGGCCGATGCGGCCAAGGCCTTCGTCGCCTGGGCGACCTCCAAGCACTACACCGATCTGGTCGCCGAGCAGGATGGCTGGCGCGCGGCACCTCCCGGCACCCGCACCTCGCTCTATGAGAATGCGGACTACCAGGAGGCAGCGCCCTTTGCCGAAATGACGCTGGAATCGATCAATGCGGTCGACACCAACAAGCCTTCGGTTCAGGAAATCCCCTATACCGGCGCGCAGTTCGTCTCGATCCCCGAATTCCAGGGTATCGGCACCGCCGTCGGCCAGCAGTTCTCGGCAGCCCTTGCCGGCAACGTGACCGCCGACCAGGCCCTCAACAACGCGCAGCAACTCACCCAGCGCGAAATGATGAAGGCCGGCTACATCAAGTAA